One window from the genome of Gloeomargarita sp. SRBZ-1_bins_9 encodes:
- a CDS encoding quinone-dependent dihydroorotate dehydrogenase: MGLYESWVRPWIFTLDPEWAHQTFIQTLHRLPPQPNHWLHALARRHFTYNHLALHQQVWGLHFPNPLGLAAGFDKDGWGIPWWADLGFGFAELGTVTPQAQPGQPPPRLFRLPADQALINRLGFNNRGVWQLQEQLQRAWAIGKPAIPIGINLGKGKDTPLEQAWQDYLYSFQRLKNWGDYFVVNVSSPNTPGLRELQARSFLAPICDALQQANPQGKPLLLKISPDLTEDQVLAVLELVRIYGLAGVIATNTTTARPSLRSRHRQQAGGLSGKPLAPRSTQFIHFIYRQTQGQLPIIGVGGIFDAHDAWEKITAGACLLQLYTGWVYRGPGVVRRILTGLVEKLSQQGLTCLSQAVGRQHRL; encoded by the coding sequence ATGGGCCTTTACGAGTCTTGGGTCCGGCCTTGGATCTTTACCCTAGACCCGGAATGGGCGCATCAAACTTTCATCCAGACCCTGCACCGGCTACCCCCCCAGCCCAACCATTGGTTGCATGCCCTGGCGCGGCGACACTTCACCTACAACCACCTTGCCCTGCATCAACAGGTATGGGGCCTGCATTTTCCCAATCCCCTGGGTTTAGCCGCCGGCTTTGACAAAGATGGCTGGGGCATCCCCTGGTGGGCCGATTTGGGTTTTGGTTTTGCCGAGCTGGGAACCGTGACCCCCCAGGCCCAACCCGGTCAACCGCCACCCCGCCTGTTTCGCCTCCCCGCCGATCAAGCCCTCATCAACCGCCTGGGGTTCAACAACCGGGGGGTATGGCAGTTACAGGAGCAGTTGCAGCGGGCATGGGCCATCGGCAAACCGGCTATTCCCATCGGCATCAATCTGGGTAAAGGCAAGGACACCCCCTTGGAGCAGGCCTGGCAGGACTATCTCTACAGCTTTCAACGGTTGAAAAACTGGGGGGACTATTTTGTGGTGAATGTCAGTTCCCCGAATACGCCGGGTTTGCGGGAGTTACAGGCCCGGTCGTTCCTGGCCCCCATTTGCGACGCCCTGCAACAGGCCAACCCCCAGGGGAAACCCCTTTTGCTGAAAATCAGCCCCGACCTAACCGAGGACCAGGTGCTAGCCGTGCTGGAACTGGTGCGCATTTATGGTTTAGCCGGGGTGATTGCCACCAATACCACCACCGCCCGCCCGTCCTTGCGCAGTCGCCACCGTCAGCAAGCGGGGGGATTGAGCGGTAAGCCCCTCGCCCCACGCTCTACCCAATTCATCCACTTCATTTACCGCCAGACCCAGGGGCAATTACCTATTATCGGGGTGGGGGGGATTTTCGATGCCCATGACGCCTGGGAAAAAATCACCGCCGGTGCCTGTTTACTGCAACTGTACACGGGCTGGGTATATCGGGGGCCGGGGGTCGTGCGCCGCATTTTGACTGGACTAGTGGAAAAGCTCAGCCAGCAGGGCTTGACGTGCCTATCCCAAGCGGTGGGGCGCCAACACCGGCTTTAA
- a CDS encoding geranylgeranyl reductase family protein codes for MRYDVIVVGAGPGGGSAAYHLAKRGRSVLLLEQASLPRYKPCGGGVSPQVQEWFDFDFTPAISCLSCRIHYTWQLGDPVTVELTDLDPIWMVRRDVFDHFLVQQAQRQGAQVQDGTAVTGIAWQGDGWQVQTTGEPYRGRYLVAADGAKGKLAGWLGFRQRRRLAGALEAEVPLLENPRPRICFEFGLVHNGYAWNFPKRDGFSLGVGTLAGGGISQDLRRILQTYAAHFQVDVAQARQYGHPLCLWDAPQPLHTENALLVGEAACVVDPFTAEGIRPSLWTGWQAALALDQALAGDRDALARYTATVQNTWGRDMVWAKRLAQVFYRWPGLAYRVGVKRPGATRKFAELFTGKTHYEAVAHLAWQRLQQALPW; via the coding sequence ATGAGGTATGACGTGATTGTGGTCGGGGCGGGACCCGGCGGCGGCAGTGCGGCCTACCATCTGGCGAAACGGGGGCGGTCGGTGCTGCTGCTGGAACAGGCGTCCTTGCCCCGCTACAAGCCCTGTGGGGGTGGCGTCTCGCCCCAGGTGCAGGAATGGTTTGATTTTGATTTCACCCCGGCTATCTCCTGCCTCAGCTGCCGGATTCACTACACCTGGCAGTTGGGGGACCCGGTGACGGTGGAACTGACGGACCTAGACCCCATCTGGATGGTGCGGCGGGACGTGTTTGACCATTTCCTGGTGCAACAGGCGCAAAGGCAGGGGGCGCAGGTGCAAGACGGCACGGCGGTTACTGGCATTGCCTGGCAGGGGGACGGCTGGCAGGTGCAGACGACGGGTGAACCCTACCGGGGGCGCTATCTGGTGGCGGCTGATGGGGCCAAAGGGAAGTTGGCGGGTTGGCTGGGGTTTCGCCAGCGGCGGCGACTGGCGGGTGCCCTGGAGGCGGAGGTACCCTTGCTAGAAAACCCCCGGCCCCGTATCTGCTTTGAATTCGGCCTGGTGCATAACGGCTACGCCTGGAACTTCCCCAAACGGGACGGGTTTTCCCTGGGGGTGGGGACCTTGGCCGGCGGGGGCATTTCCCAGGACTTGCGCCGGATTCTCCAGACCTATGCCGCCCATTTCCAGGTGGATGTGGCCCAGGCGCGCCAGTACGGTCATCCCCTATGCCTGTGGGACGCGCCCCAACCCCTGCATACCGAAAACGCCCTGTTGGTGGGGGAAGCAGCCTGTGTGGTGGACCCGTTTACCGCCGAGGGGATTCGGCCTTCCCTGTGGACGGGGTGGCAGGCGGCCCTAGCCCTGGATCAGGCCCTCGCGGGGGATAGGGATGCCCTAGCGCGTTACACCGCAACGGTGCAGAACACCTGGGGCCGGGACATGGTCTGGGCAAAACGGCTGGCCCAGGTGTTTTATCGCTGGCCGGGGTTGGCCTACCGGGTAGGGGTCAAACGCCCTGGGGCGACCCGTAAGTTTGCCGAGTTGTTTACGGGGAAAACCCACTATGAGGCGGTGGCCCATCTGGCTTGGCAACGGTTGCAGCAGGCACTCCCCTGGTAA
- a CDS encoding DUF3011 domain-containing protein, with product MGRHLGQLTLLRLHSGGWHRWRRKPKTGGFPAAKPVRMTCESINGRYRTCPVGNHGGVRLERQLSNRRCIEGRTWGYDRQGIWVDQGCEGEFLIWR from the coding sequence GTGGGCAGACATCTCGGTCAACTAACGCTGTTGAGGTTGCATTCAGGGGGTTGGCACAGGTGGCGGCGCAAGCCCAAGACAGGTGGGTTCCCGGCGGCGAAACCAGTAAGGATGACCTGTGAATCCATCAACGGGCGCTACAGGACCTGTCCGGTGGGGAATCACGGAGGTGTGCGTTTGGAGCGTCAGTTGAGCAATCGCCGTTGTATCGAGGGGCGCACCTGGGGCTACGACCGCCAGGGCATCTGGGTGGATCAGGGTTGCGAAGGGGAATTTCTCATCTGGCGATGA
- the psaM gene encoding photosystem I reaction center subunit XII: MGLSDTQVFVALVVALLPLVMAVRLGLALYK, encoded by the coding sequence ATGGGACTGTCGGATACGCAGGTGTTTGTGGCGCTGGTGGTGGCCCTGTTGCCGTTGGTGATGGCGGTACGGTTGGGGCTGGCGCTGTACAAATAG
- the dnaB gene encoding replicative DNA helicase, with protein MVSDAPNRSLTSEFSFSPHQLPPQNVAAEEAILGGILLDPDAMGRISHLLKPEFFYIQAHQEIYRAALSLHLQGKPTDMTAVATWLQDQGLLEKVGGPAKLVQLVDQVVSAVNIDQYAALVADKYLRRQLIQAGQAILRLGYETTLPIEQVLDQAEQQIFAVCQNQPRQELVSTAEMVSTIWHEIEQRSEDMLPPGITSGFYDLDALTQGFQRSDLIIVAGRPSMGKTSFCLNIARNIAATHRLPVALFSLEMSKEQLVYRLLASEARIESTRLRTGRIAEHEWPQLNQAISTLAQLPIFIDDSASATVMEIRSKCRRLLAEQGNLGLVLIDYLQLMDSGGSGSENRVLELSRMTRGLKTLARELQVPVIVLSQLSRGVEHRTNKRPMLSDLRESGSIEQDADVVIMLYRDEYYHPDTPERGIAEAIIAKHRNGPTGVAKLLFDAHLTQFRNLKH; from the coding sequence ATGGTATCTGATGCCCCAAACCGTTCGTTGACCTCAGAATTCAGTTTTTCGCCCCATCAGCTCCCCCCTCAAAATGTAGCGGCGGAGGAGGCCATCTTGGGGGGGATTTTGCTGGATCCCGATGCTATGGGGCGCATCAGTCACCTCCTCAAACCGGAGTTTTTCTATATCCAGGCCCACCAGGAAATTTACCGAGCGGCCCTGAGTTTGCATTTGCAGGGCAAACCCACGGATATGACAGCGGTGGCCACCTGGTTGCAAGACCAGGGACTGCTGGAAAAGGTAGGCGGCCCGGCCAAGTTGGTGCAATTGGTGGATCAGGTGGTCAGCGCAGTCAACATTGACCAGTACGCAGCCCTGGTGGCGGATAAATACCTGCGGCGCCAACTGATCCAAGCGGGCCAGGCTATCCTGCGTTTGGGTTACGAAACCACCCTGCCCATTGAACAAGTCCTGGACCAGGCGGAACAACAGATTTTTGCCGTTTGCCAAAATCAACCCCGGCAGGAACTGGTCTCCACGGCGGAAATGGTGAGCACCATTTGGCACGAAATCGAACAGCGCTCCGAAGACATGCTGCCGCCGGGGATCACCAGTGGGTTCTATGACCTGGACGCCCTCACCCAGGGGTTTCAACGGTCGGATTTGATCATCGTCGCTGGACGGCCCTCCATGGGTAAGACCTCCTTTTGCCTGAACATCGCCCGCAATATCGCCGCCACCCACCGGTTGCCCGTGGCCCTGTTTAGTTTGGAGATGTCTAAGGAGCAACTGGTGTACCGGCTGCTGGCCAGCGAAGCCCGTATCGAAAGCACCCGCCTGCGCACCGGTCGCATCGCCGAGCATGAATGGCCTCAGCTCAACCAGGCCATCAGCACCCTGGCGCAACTGCCCATTTTTATAGACGATTCCGCCAGTGCGACGGTGATGGAGATTCGCTCTAAGTGCCGGCGGCTGCTAGCGGAGCAGGGTAACCTGGGGCTGGTGCTGATTGACTATTTGCAATTGATGGACAGCGGCGGCAGCGGCAGCGAAAACCGGGTGCTGGAACTGTCCCGCATGACTCGGGGCTTAAAGACCCTGGCGCGGGAGTTGCAGGTGCCGGTGATCGTGCTGTCCCAGTTGAGCCGGGGGGTGGAACACCGCACCAACAAGCGCCCCATGCTGTCGGACCTGCGGGAAAGCGGCAGTATCGAGCAGGACGCGGATGTGGTAATTATGTTGTACCGCGATGAGTATTACCATCCCGACACACCGGAGCGGGGGATCGCCGAAGCCATCATTGCCAAGCACCGCAACGGGCCGACGGGGGTGGCCAAGTTGCTCTTCGACGCCCACCTCACCCAGTTCCGCAATTTGAAACACTGA
- the speD gene encoding adenosylmethionine decarboxylase encodes MQALGRQILVEFYQCDPQVLNDEARIAQILLEGVRRSRATIITDLFHSFSPHGVSGVVVIAESHVAIHTWPEYGYAAVDIFTCGETIDPWVIQQYLQEQFQARSYSSMELKRGLFPTPVRHKPVAVAQVG; translated from the coding sequence ATGCAAGCACTCGGAAGACAAATCCTGGTCGAGTTCTACCAATGCGACCCCCAAGTCCTCAACGATGAGGCGCGTATCGCCCAAATTCTCCTGGAGGGGGTCCGGCGGTCTAGAGCGACGATCATTACGGATTTGTTCCACTCCTTTAGTCCCCATGGCGTCAGCGGTGTGGTGGTCATTGCCGAATCCCACGTGGCCATTCACACCTGGCCGGAGTATGGCTATGCCGCGGTGGACATTTTCACCTGTGGGGAAACCATTGACCCCTGGGTGATCCAGCAGTACCTGCAGGAGCAGTTCCAGGCCCGGAGCTATTCCAGTATGGAACTCAAGCGGGGGCTGTTCCCAACGCCGGTGCGCCATAAACCGGTGGCGGTGGCCCAGGTGGGGTAG
- a CDS encoding glutathione S-transferase family protein has protein sequence MLKLYGGARSRAAIVAWYLEELQVPYEFVRLDMGAGDHRQPAYLAINPMGKVPALVDGDVVVWESGAILLYLADKYGQLPPTPAKRAELYQWVLFSNSTLVQALAQPPEKREQELGKLLPPLQQILSDRDYLTGSQLTVADVALASILFFATQMFGLEVSPYPAIAAYLQRCQHRAAFQKAMTPG, from the coding sequence ATGCTGAAACTGTACGGGGGAGCCCGCTCCCGGGCGGCCATTGTGGCCTGGTACCTCGAAGAGCTACAGGTTCCCTACGAGTTTGTGCGGTTGGACATGGGGGCGGGTGACCATCGGCAACCGGCGTACTTAGCCATTAACCCCATGGGCAAGGTGCCGGCGCTGGTGGATGGGGACGTGGTGGTATGGGAGTCAGGGGCGATCCTGCTGTACCTGGCGGATAAATACGGGCAACTGCCGCCAACCCCAGCCAAACGGGCGGAGCTTTATCAATGGGTGTTGTTTAGCAATTCCACGCTGGTCCAGGCCCTGGCGCAACCGCCGGAAAAACGGGAGCAGGAACTGGGGAAACTCCTGCCGCCGTTGCAGCAAATCCTGAGCGACCGGGACTACTTGACGGGTTCTCAGTTGACGGTGGCGGATGTGGCCCTGGCGTCCATTTTGTTCTTTGCTACCCAGATGTTCGGCCTGGAGGTCAGCCCTTACCCGGCTATAGCGGCCTATCTCCAGCGCTGTCAGCATCGGGCGGCGTTTCAAAAGGCCATGACCCCCGGCTAG
- the gmk gene encoding guanylate kinase has product MAETSGRLIVLTGPSGVGKGTLLKRLCQRHPQLQVSVSLTTRPPRPGEIPGQSYIFVSREEFEAAIAAGALLEWAEYAGNYYGTPRQPVEQALQRGQWVILEIELQGARQIRRSFPQATLVFICPPDWQTLEQRLRQRGQDSETAMQKRLAHAREELQATPEFDACIVNDDLDRAVQELERYLGLPVSVSNCGTG; this is encoded by the coding sequence ATGGCCGAGACAAGCGGGCGCTTGATTGTGCTGACTGGACCGAGTGGGGTGGGCAAGGGCACGCTGCTCAAACGGCTTTGCCAGCGCCATCCCCAATTGCAGGTATCGGTTTCCCTGACAACGCGACCCCCCCGTCCTGGAGAAATCCCCGGCCAGTCCTATATCTTTGTCAGTCGTGAGGAGTTTGAGGCCGCCATCGCCGCCGGCGCTCTCCTGGAGTGGGCGGAATACGCGGGCAATTACTACGGCACCCCCCGCCAGCCCGTGGAACAGGCGCTGCAACGGGGCCAGTGGGTGATTTTGGAAATCGAGCTGCAGGGTGCCCGGCAAATCCGGCGGTCCTTTCCCCAGGCCACCCTGGTTTTTATCTGCCCGCCCGATTGGCAAACCCTGGAGCAACGCCTGCGCCAGCGGGGTCAGGACTCAGAAACGGCCATGCAAAAACGCCTCGCCCACGCCAGGGAGGAGCTGCAGGCCACCCCCGAATTTGACGCCTGTATCGTCAACGATGACCTGGACCGGGCGGTGCAGGAGTTGGAACGGTACTTGGGGCTGCCGGTCAGTGTTTCAAATTGCGGAACTGGGTGA
- the pgsA gene encoding CDP-diacylglycerol--glycerol-3-phosphate 3-phosphatidyltransferase encodes MAIAGLSTAAVMTVASWLTLSRLLVIPGLFVALALGARGWAAGLFLLGATTDALDGYVARRWQQVSDLGKWLDPLVDKLLVMAPLLALVETGDLPAWGVFLLLARELTITAWRGRLPQVMGAHGWGKAKTVSQVGAVVALLLWPGNVSLGLFGLAVVLTWLSGIMYLWPRQAGA; translated from the coding sequence GTGGCGATTGCGGGATTATCTACGGCGGCGGTCATGACGGTGGCCTCCTGGTTGACCCTCAGCCGGTTGCTGGTGATTCCGGGGCTGTTTGTGGCGCTGGCCCTGGGGGCGCGGGGTTGGGCGGCGGGCCTGTTTCTGCTGGGGGCAACGACGGATGCCCTAGACGGTTATGTGGCGCGGCGCTGGCAGCAGGTGAGCGACCTGGGCAAGTGGCTGGACCCCCTGGTGGACAAGTTGTTGGTGATGGCGCCCCTGCTGGCCCTGGTGGAAACGGGGGACCTACCGGCCTGGGGAGTGTTTCTGCTCTTGGCCCGGGAGTTGACCATCACGGCTTGGCGGGGGCGGTTACCCCAGGTGATGGGCGCCCATGGCTGGGGCAAGGCGAAAACGGTCAGCCAGGTGGGGGCGGTGGTGGCCCTGCTGCTGTGGCCGGGCAACGTGAGCTTGGGGTTGTTTGGCCTGGCCGTGGTGCTGACGTGGTTGTCGGGGATAATGTACCTATGGCCGAGACAAGCGGGCGCTTGA
- a CDS encoding RsmB/NOP family class I SAM-dependent RNA methyltransferase, translating to MVVATPRFLAKLAAQLWPSDTEQQNRFVQVLLSPTPLPTGIAWCRPRPEPLPFPVLPPLAWQPPWVDRVAPEVQPGRHPLHNRGYYYCLDMSSVFAGAVLGAIPVTQPVVIDLCAAPGGKSVLAWRYLHPSLLIANEPIGKRVRTLLSNWRRCRIPGVVVQQDPATLAQHLAQTADVVIVDAPCSGQSLLAKGMKNPGCFHPRTVQFNRQRQRRILAQAQQLLKPGGYLAYMTCTYSPEENEENCQWLMTHFPELQPVGVPALAAAQSHLVAFPCYRLWPQGGEGAGAFTCLWQWLREGTGAAVDRDWLRQVQVSPARRAMQINGNEKGVGDGERDKFKDVPLNGDDYERNSDDFSPADESPAGGGGPVLE from the coding sequence ATGGTGGTGGCGACACCGCGCTTTTTGGCCAAATTAGCCGCCCAGTTGTGGCCCAGTGACACCGAGCAGCAAAACCGCTTTGTCCAGGTGCTGCTGTCCCCAACACCGCTGCCGACCGGGATAGCCTGGTGTCGTCCTCGCCCCGAGCCGTTGCCCTTTCCGGTGCTGCCACCCCTGGCTTGGCAACCGCCTTGGGTGGATCGGGTGGCGCCAGAGGTGCAACCAGGCCGGCATCCCCTGCACAACCGGGGCTATTACTACTGTCTGGACATGTCGTCGGTGTTTGCGGGGGCGGTACTGGGGGCGATTCCGGTGACCCAACCGGTGGTAATTGACCTGTGTGCCGCGCCGGGGGGTAAGAGTGTGCTGGCCTGGCGGTATTTGCACCCTTCCCTGCTGATTGCCAACGAACCCATCGGCAAACGGGTGCGCACCCTGTTGAGCAACTGGCGGCGCTGTCGTATCCCGGGCGTGGTGGTGCAGCAGGACCCGGCAACGCTGGCGCAGCACCTGGCCCAGACCGCCGATGTGGTGATTGTGGATGCGCCCTGCTCGGGGCAATCCCTCCTGGCCAAGGGCATGAAAAATCCCGGCTGTTTTCACCCCCGCACCGTCCAGTTCAATCGTCAGCGCCAGCGCCGGATTTTGGCCCAGGCCCAGCAACTGCTCAAACCGGGGGGGTATCTGGCCTACATGACCTGCACCTACAGCCCCGAAGAGAACGAGGAGAACTGTCAATGGTTGATGACCCATTTCCCCGAGCTGCAACCGGTAGGGGTGCCGGCCCTGGCAGCGGCTCAATCCCACTTGGTCGCGTTTCCCTGCTATCGTCTGTGGCCCCAGGGGGGAGAGGGCGCCGGTGCATTTACCTGTCTCTGGCAATGGTTGCGGGAGGGGACTGGGGCGGCGGTGGATAGGGACTGGTTACGGCAGGTGCAGGTATCGCCAGCGCGCCGGGCAATGCAAATAAATGGCAATGAAAAGGGGGTGGGGGACGGGGAGCGTGATAAGTTCAAGGATGTGCCTCTCAATGGTGACGATTATGAGCGAAACTCCGACGATTTCTCCCCGGCAGATGAATCTCCTGCGGGTGGTGGCGGCCCTGTCTTGGAGTGA
- the petE gene encoding plastocyanin has protein sequence MGKAWVRWGWVLLIACFFWWSGTGSAWAATYQIKMGADNGLLAFQPAQLTIQPGDTVEWLNNKLPPHNVVFSSVPNGDEALAEKLSHQALVYKPGDSFRITFGSDLPPGTYTYYCTPHRGAGMVGKIILQG, from the coding sequence ATGGGTAAGGCATGGGTACGTTGGGGATGGGTGCTGCTGATAGCCTGTTTCTTCTGGTGGAGCGGGACCGGGTCGGCTTGGGCGGCAACCTATCAGATCAAAATGGGGGCCGACAACGGACTGCTGGCGTTTCAACCGGCCCAGTTGACCATCCAACCGGGGGACACGGTGGAGTGGCTCAACAACAAACTCCCGCCCCATAACGTGGTGTTTAGCTCAGTGCCCAACGGGGATGAGGCCCTGGCGGAAAAGCTTTCCCACCAAGCCCTGGTCTATAAACCCGGCGATAGTTTTCGCATTACCTTTGGTTCCGACTTGCCCCCCGGCACCTACACCTACTACTGCACACCCCACCGGGGCGCCGGTATGGTGGGCAAGATCATCCTGCAGGGTTAG
- a CDS encoding NUDIX hydrolase, with the protein MGNEPPALLAKRFWHQGRKFRYEVNRLRLPNGAEGEWECVRHPGGALAVPVTPEGQLVLVRQYRFTAQGRLLEFPAGTVEKGESPLQTIQRELPEETGYYARTWQSLGEFFLAPGYSDEIIYAYLATDVVPLAQPPPRDPDEDLEVVLLTPAELTKAIDRGVAVDAKTIVGFFLARRYLRKVENGEPGP; encoded by the coding sequence ATGGGCAACGAACCCCCGGCGCTCTTGGCGAAGCGGTTTTGGCATCAGGGGCGGAAATTTCGCTACGAGGTGAATCGCCTGCGGTTGCCCAATGGGGCAGAAGGGGAGTGGGAGTGTGTGCGCCATCCGGGGGGAGCGTTAGCGGTGCCAGTGACGCCGGAGGGCCAGTTGGTGCTGGTGCGGCAGTACCGGTTTACGGCCCAGGGGCGGCTGTTGGAGTTTCCGGCGGGGACGGTCGAAAAGGGTGAAAGCCCTCTCCAAACCATCCAGCGGGAATTGCCGGAGGAAACGGGTTACTACGCCCGCACCTGGCAATCCCTGGGAGAGTTTTTCCTGGCGCCCGGTTATTCTGATGAGATTATTTATGCCTACCTGGCGACGGATGTGGTACCCCTGGCCCAGCCGCCCCCACGGGACCCGGATGAGGACTTGGAGGTGGTGTTGTTGACGCCGGCGGAACTGACCAAGGCCATTGACCGGGGGGTAGCCGTGGATGCCAAAACCATCGTCGGTTTCTTTCTGGCGCGGCGTTATTTAAGGAAGGTTGAAAATGGGGAGCCGGGGCCGTAA
- a CDS encoding LapA family protein gives MVQINAVLIFAFCLALVLFSLQNMEPVTVHLLGSYTVNYPLAVELIMAMGVGAVLAWLFGIWNQFQRWLIARRELWRRDQKIASLERDIEQYRQQLSLPSSVEETARS, from the coding sequence ATGGTGCAGATCAACGCCGTCTTGATTTTTGCGTTTTGCCTGGCGTTAGTGCTTTTCAGCCTCCAGAACATGGAGCCGGTCACGGTGCATCTGCTCGGTTCCTACACGGTGAACTATCCCTTGGCGGTGGAATTGATCATGGCGATGGGGGTGGGGGCTGTCCTGGCTTGGCTCTTTGGTATCTGGAATCAGTTTCAACGCTGGCTGATTGCCCGGCGGGAACTGTGGCGGCGCGACCAGAAAATTGCCTCCTTGGAGCGGGACATCGAACAGTACCGGCAGCAACTGTCCTTACCTAGTTCGGTGGAGGAAACAGCCCGCTCTTAA
- a CDS encoding pentapeptide repeat-containing protein → MRQVWIGLSLLLLSFSLPVGAQLEAVQRLKNNRECVNCNLQGADLRGLNLIGVNLTGANLQGARLGTAVQELNRTALSRANLSNSNLQGADLRNTSLDGANLSGANLTGANLAGASLIGSNLTGANLSGADLTGAVLVNTNLSHANLTGATLQRAFIAEVTYQSTRWVDGSLRN, encoded by the coding sequence ATGCGCCAAGTGTGGATTGGTCTTAGCTTACTACTGCTAAGTTTTAGCCTACCGGTGGGGGCGCAACTGGAGGCGGTGCAACGCTTGAAGAACAATCGGGAATGTGTGAATTGCAACCTGCAAGGGGCGGATTTGCGGGGTTTGAATTTAATCGGGGTGAACTTAACAGGGGCCAATCTCCAGGGGGCGCGCCTGGGAACAGCGGTTCAAGAGCTAAACCGCACTGCCCTAAGCCGCGCCAATTTGAGCAATAGCAATCTCCAAGGTGCCGATCTGCGCAACACCAGCCTTGACGGGGCCAATCTCAGTGGAGCCAACCTCACGGGGGCCAATCTGGCCGGCGCCAGTTTGATCGGCTCCAACTTAACGGGCGCTAATCTCAGCGGGGCTGATTTGACGGGGGCGGTGCTGGTCAATACCAACCTGAGTCATGCCAATCTCACGGGCGCCACCTTGCAACGGGCCTTCATTGCGGAAGTGACCTACCAGAGCACCCGCTGGGTGGACGGTTCCCTGCGCAACTAG
- a CDS encoding sirohydrochlorin chelatase, producing the protein MVAVQTERRFDFPALPYPRPLLLVGHGSRDAQGRADFLRFAQEYAALDPSRPVVPCFLELTEPLIAEGIATCVAAGWRELSVVPLLLLAARHLKLDITRELDRARAQYPGLQIHYGRHLGLAPEILALWQERLAQADHPTIPRAETVVLLVGRGASDPDANSDAFKLARLLWEGSGYLTVETCFVGITHPRLEEGWRRVWLHQPRRVIVAPHFLFTGVLVQKIQAMAAQMQREHPEVPITCLPELGRHPAVLALLRQRERETFGSITPMNCDVCKFRLQVVNGNSHDHSHDHPHDPHEHHHHHSYRDPYRDITEYHRRIWR; encoded by the coding sequence ATGGTTGCTGTACAGACGGAACGAAGGTTTGATTTCCCAGCATTGCCCTATCCCCGGCCTTTGTTGCTGGTGGGCCACGGTAGCCGGGATGCCCAAGGCCGGGCTGATTTTTTACGCTTTGCCCAGGAGTACGCCGCGCTGGACCCCTCGCGCCCAGTAGTGCCCTGTTTCCTAGAGCTAACGGAACCCCTGATTGCTGAAGGCATTGCTACTTGCGTTGCAGCCGGATGGCGGGAGCTTTCCGTGGTGCCCCTGTTGTTGCTGGCGGCGCGGCATCTGAAGTTGGACATCACCCGGGAGTTGGACCGGGCACGGGCGCAGTATCCGGGTTTACAGATTCACTACGGGCGGCATCTGGGCCTGGCGCCGGAGATTTTGGCCCTGTGGCAGGAACGATTGGCCCAAGCCGACCACCCGACGATTCCCCGGGCCGAAACGGTGGTGTTGCTGGTGGGTCGAGGGGCGAGCGATCCAGACGCCAATAGTGATGCCTTTAAGCTGGCGCGCTTGCTCTGGGAAGGGAGCGGCTACTTGACGGTGGAAACCTGTTTTGTGGGCATTACCCATCCCCGGTTGGAGGAGGGCTGGCGGCGGGTCTGGCTGCATCAACCCCGGCGGGTGATCGTGGCGCCCCACTTTTTGTTCACCGGCGTCCTGGTGCAGAAAATTCAAGCCATGGCCGCCCAGATGCAACGGGAACACCCGGAGGTCCCGATTACCTGTTTGCCGGAACTGGGGCGGCATCCGGCGGTGTTGGCCCTTCTGCGCCAGCGGGAACGGGAAACCTTCGGCAGCATCACCCCCATGAACTGCGATGTGTGCAAATTCCGCCTCCAGGTGGTTAATGGGAATTCCCATGATCATTCCCACGACCATCCCCATGACCCCCACGAACACCATCATCATCACTCTTACCGGGACCCCTATCGGGATATTACCGAGTACCACCGGCGCATCTGGCGATGA